TAATTTTCATGAATTGGATTTAGATTTAGATATTTAGATTCCGTCTGCAtagtgaaacaaacagctatttctataGATCAGAAACatgtaagaatctgcaacaaagtttgttaaaatccctgcaatcggcatagatcatccagagggatcgtttttttctaaacaaaagtggaattacactttatTTCAATAGTTTATATGATAAAGAGCCAGCGTTTCAGGCATCTAAAGGGTTCTTATTCATCAGGTCTTAGTACTGTATATGAATTGTGTAAATTGCAGCCATCATGAAGAATAATTTGTTCGATCATTTCAGATTCTGACTAATCAGCTTACTTTAAAGCACTTTGTTGCAACAtaaagtaaatacattttaaaatatctgGCCACAAGGATATtaaatataatttgtattttttaaggGATATTGCTAAGTATGATGGAACTTTCCACCACCTATTGTCATCAGATGGTGTTTTGCCTTGAACCATCTCAAAGAATTTCAAAATTCAACTTACCTTCACAAAGATCTCATCACCCGACATCTATCCAACCTATAACTGAGTACTGCACAGCAAACCGCCATTCTTTACAGCATCAAGCCAAATACATTCAAAGTGTAGCTGGAGACCTTCATTTTTCCAAAGAGGTGGTAAAGGACAGAGGCCTCTCCAGTCTACCCTATGAAGAATGGGATTCACAAACTATCTACAACATTTTAGATATTATTCCACAAACAAAAGGCAAGAGGGGATCAAGCACACATCCAAAGCACCACAAAATATGTCATTTAAATCCCTCTGTACCTTCCAAAGATATAAAATCAAAAAGTTGCCCTATACTTGGGAAGAGTATATGGAAGACACCTCAAGAAAATGTACCAAGCTTCCTGGTAGAAAAATCAAAAGTATCTGATGTAAGCGGACAGGCTAAAGACAAGCTCATGGAGAAGTTTAAACCAAGTCTTGCTTCTGAGTCAAACAAATTAAAATTTAGAAGCAATGAAGTTCTTTTGAAGACTTTGACAAAAGCTAAATCACAATGTATGTTGGCTCACACCACGGAACATAAGGAAGCCAAAGAAAGGTTTGATCAGCAGTATGGTCTGGATAAGGCTACAGTGCTGATAAGTGAGGACCACCTGACTGAAAAAGACTTTAGCACATGCAATGAATTAGAAAAGTCCAGGTTACAAAATGAACAGGTTGttatgcaagaaaaaaaatctgaaacccTGCTTCCTGTTTATTACAAGTAAGTGAGTATTCGGGAGTAATAATCATATTTATTCTGCTGAGAGCCTAGGGGGGATATTTATCAAGCAAAATCGCCAAAAACTAAAACCTGGCCATCTGCTGGCCATCAGCACTCGCTGCTGTCAGCATACATTGATCAATGGCTGCAGCtaattggctgcagccactgatcaatgaAAATTTACCAAGATgtcctttcctattaaaaaaattaCTTCTGTCAAGCAGAGGAGCCCATATACTGATTAAAGTTTAGCTGGTTCCTgctggactggctgaattttgatcagtatATCCCAAGGTTAAGATGCGCATCTAGGCCGCCTCCCAATTAGTGTGGTATATGtaatagtatttttatttattcaaaatcCCTGTTCCTGGATTCATGGGCGGCCAACTTGAGTAATTTTGCAAAGATCTGCAGTAGAATTATGATAGTAGATAAACCCGATTTTTCTTAAAAGCATATGTTAGATGAAGAAGTGTCAGGGGCAGGTTTTTATAATGTAACTGCTACTTTAGAGCAGCAGAGGAAAACATGTATGAATTGTTTAGTAAATCTGTCTTGTAATTTGGGTTACTACTTGCATCAAGTTTCTtttcaatccacaatgatgtgtATGGGGAAAggggaaaacataaaaaaaaaaaaatgaagttcaatgtaatTGGTGATGCTTAAACACAGATTTCAAAAGTATCATCCCAGTGGCCCTTTGATGAGCTACAATGGGACTAGCTGCAATTAATTACAGAGCTCCCATATAAAGGTAAACTGAGTGAATGTTCCAGTTCTAGCACAGCTAAAGTGCTTTCCCCATCTAAGGACCTTGCTATACAATATCCTAAAACATTATAGGTGGATGTCAGTAGATCAGTATTATCTCTCTTTCCATATAGCTTACCTGGATATTTACCATcaccaacagaaaagaaggaggttggtggaaaaaacaaaacagcagaaaCATTGGTGGTCAAGCATTATGAATTAGCACCTCCACTGCGGCTACAAGACACAATAAACCCAAAAGCGGGGAAATATGTCTATACCACTGAGAATGAATTTGAGAAAGAACTTTATTCAGGTAAATTCGTGATATAAATTAGCCAGTTTATAGATTgcatatccacttgccgaccaagccttttctggaactttttgtttacaagtttaaattagaccctagagaataaataggcgattgttgcaatattttatgtcacactgtatttgcgcagcagtctttcaaacataatttttttggaaaaaatatactttaatgaattaaaaaaaaaaacactaaagttagcccattttttttctgaaagatgatgttacgctgagtaaatagatatctaacatgtcatgcttcaaaattgcacacgcttgtggaatgacagcaaactacagtacttaaaaatctccataggcgacgctttaaatttttttacaggttacctgtttagagttacagaggaggtctagtgctagaattactgctcttgctctaacgatcttggtgatatctcacatgtgtggtttgaataacgtttacatatgcgggcgcgacttacgtatgcatttgcttctgtgcgcaatactttttatttttacactgtccctttatttatttattgttttatcacatttattcctattacaaggaatgtaaacatcccttgtaatagaaataagcatgacaagtcctctttattgcaagatctggggtctttttgaccccagatctgtcattaacctttaaaagcaaaatcatttttttttttacactttaagccCAAGCATAGAGCCAAAtaggggctatcttgccctcacttgacttcctgcctatCCATCCAAAGACGAGGAAACGTCAGGGGCACCTCTCTCCTgccgcctctaaaagtgatcctgtggcgaATACAGGAACATTTGATTGTGCCATTTTTTTCACCCCTGAAAACATCTGCATGTGCATGGGCACATTAGCTAACATGCAGGTGTGTTCAGAGGTTGAAAAAACATGAAATTCCCCTGAAAGTGGCATTTTTtcatctgtgtgcatgaggcctatgttCCAGAAAAACATCTCCAGTTGTAAATACACAGTTAGAATACATATATGGAAGAAGTTTATCTGTACTTATCTGTctgtgtttttttagtttatttagtttGTGTTTGTTTTAGGGGCAAGTAAAATTGTGCACCAGAAGGGTACAAAACAGAGGGACTTCATTTTAATGGAGAAccacaataaatataaaaagtatGTACAGCAATCCTTGCCCAGATCTTACaatgaatggagccttacagaggAAAAACCAAGTAAGTTTACTATGTGAGAATGAAATTTAAGgttctatttatcaatgttttcaccgaAGATAGAATCTTGGGTGAATGTGGTGTGAATTTtgtgtgaaaacattgataaatataCCTCTTCTGTATTCGTATTGAAAGGAACTTGGtccgccgccaccccccccccccaggtcttgGTGCACAATGCTACAGTTTCTGGCCTATTGACACTAAGGATTAAGCGTTGGTAATCGAAAATAGTACCCGGGTTCTTAATGAGGATCTCACATGAGGTATAGCACAACAGAAGTGTATGGTAACTAAAGTCCAGGGGCTGGTGGTGGTCAGGGCACGCAGTGGACAGTTAGTGCTATCCAGAGGTAATCCAAGGTCAGGGAAGGCAGTAGGAACAGTGTTATCCTGAGATTTGGGCAGACAGCAGAGAAGCGTAACCAAGAAACAGTCTAAAGAAAGAAAAATTCAAGATTTGGCAAGGGGGCAGGAACCACAAGGCAGGGCAGAGAGCTATGTAGCAAGATGCTTTCACAAGCCAGGGCCCTGGCTTTGCCATGCTTAAATAAGGTGCcatggtgtctcagccaatcagggtagGAAGTCAAATACAGGGAGGTATGTGGCCTTAGGTCAATAAATACACAGGAGGTTAGGCAGACAGAGCCCACCCAGTGTATAGCAACAAGGGCACATTCAGAGGGCCATGCTTCCATCACCCAAATAAACTGGCCAGTGGGCTGCTGAGCAGGAGTGTAAATGGGTAAAATTTGCCATAGAGAGAAGTCAGTTCCCTAGGTTGGCTGTGCTGTGTTATCTGCTtgcagtaaaaataaataagttccccTAGAATGACCTACAGAACCTATAGCACGTGTACTGTATATCAGATCATTGTAGAAATATTTATTTTCAACACACTGAGGCATAAGAGAAATGCATTACAATAAACATAATTTCTTTTCTACTTTTGTTTAAACTGGTCATATGTTGAGACCTGAAAAGGGTCCCCGTAGGTGGATTGGTCTGCCAACAGCAGTTGTGGACGATGTTGGAAGGAGAACTCGAGAAAGACCTATAACTGTTTTTTGTGTAAGAGACAAAGAGTCTACGAAGATACAGCATGGTCAATGGAATGAGAAGCGAGTCCTCCACAATATTGTGTCGCAGTGGAAGAGTGCTTGGGTGATAAGTGAGTATATATCCTATACAATATGCTGCTGGTCTGGGCAATACTGTCAGTTCACTTAATTAGGACATGGGTATGCTGCAACATCAGTTATTCACTACTGCCAAATCAGTAGCTGAACACCAAGAGGCATCTTCTACCTTTTTATAGTTACCTGGTCCTCCAGCATAAAATTACTGGCTTTACAGTAGGCTTATTTTCCTAGTCAGCCTTTTGCTATATTTAGGTAGTCAGATTCCTCTTTGCAAACCTCCATTTCCTTTTTGAGAAGTATACAAAGGATATAACAGGGTGGCTTACTTATTGCATTGATGGTCATGGTTGGTGGAGAAGCCAGAAACTTAGGCAGGGAGGAGGCTGCACCCAGTTGTATACAATCAACACGTCTGTATTCCATGCACTTTGGAAAACGCATGATTGGACAGGCCTGAGCAAGTCCTGGACAATTCTAAGTGCATTTTAATTCTCACTTTTGTCCACTGTGTTACTTAAGAAAAACTTAGGAGTGACCACAGGTCCAGCATCATAAGGGCACAATGTGTGGGGGCTGCCATGTATATGGTGAAGCTGTTAGTTGATCTTTCTTCATGTCCTTCTGTGATGATGTCACCATATGttgtagcggtcacatttttggTATATAACTTGATGTATGTTATATCTTAGaatctggcgccatctagtggccaaaatatgaAAGGACTCGTCTTTATTTTTTCAACATtcaagaagttgacatggaagtgttttgtttgtttacatatggacattaacttgacctacccatgatgCCCATTAACTCCCGTGAACATCaagagaacagaactgcattgtgggaagattataaaagagctcggcgcggccatcttaggtctcttggaaatgcatggccagcctgggaggatctgtgtgaggtctccagcgcagcgctgcctacctccacggaagagcgatccgaACAGCAATACTTGCAATACTAGTGAGCTGGGCTGAcggcggggcaagactgggaaggagcctgtCGGAGCCAGGACCCTGTACACCAGAGCGGAACTTTCTGACAACactgacctggttgggtgagagggctgttgcccaaaagcttccttgatgcacttttacacattcatctgtacaatacagagttgctgggattcatagtcccacaagcaaagtcaagaggattagacTGAGCTAAAATTAGGCTTCGGGCCTGTACTTCATTGAGGACTTAGTAAtgtgtcattggcatcagagatagcTGCAGTACTGCTTTATCATAACTTTGATTTAATATCCAGCTTGCTTTTATCGGGAGTcgttaaccattggattacaaattcactttattctttgctagcagaagaaagaagaaaagaaggactgtctaataaaacacaaggctttgtgtttcattgccataTTGAAGTTATTGTGATACCAAATAATGGGAGCTCCCTAAATATTgtactatactttattaaatcagcatttGATTTCCTTATAGTTACAAAGCGTGTTAAGGGATAGGACAGTGCCCATAGTGAGATCAATTCACTCTGCCATTTATCCTATTTTCTTTAGCACATTACTAACAGGTTATTTCAAACACTTTACATCTGTATAATATCTTTGTAAGCCGAaatcagttgactgtcagactacgttggtctgacagtacaactattgtagtgttttactttaaagcaaacacagtaaacaaagttcttgtttaagtaGAATTGtatgagtgttgttttcctttgcatTATCGACCAAGTGGAGACCAAAGGTAAAGATaaaaaggtatattacattgtatattgtgaaattgtctttagagtctttactgcacactattacagcacagttgtgtcagggggactgagagaaatcacaggggaaacaaagcagagtacaggcccaattaaaatacagcagctccttcgggggtcagtgctacatgttGATGATGGGATAGCATTTGGATATCAGTTATCTGTTGAGAATAAACATAGCAGAACACCACATATTATTATTCGATCATGTCAAATTTATCACCCCTGGACCAGAGGTACTTGTATTTCAGCTCTGTTAGCAATAATaatatgaaatacttttttttgctccTTGAAGGTTCCATGTGGAAAGAGACCACCCTGGAGCAGCTTACAAGAGATCTTGCTAGTATCCACAAAGCCTCCAAAGTCTCCGCTCTTGTGACAATTGCTTCTTCTGCAGTTGCTGGACCTCTAGATGGGATAGATCCCCAGGAAATGGGTGAGTAGTAAATTGTAAATAGAAATTGGGGTCTACCGTCTACACCATTTGCTTTTTTTGAGTAATTTCCTATGGTTAAATCAGAGTTCATTTGGTCAGCCTCTGTGATTGCTGCTAAATGAAACTACTGTTTTTTTGGTCATCAGTTTTGTAAGTAAAATTCAAAGCCCAAACTAGCACCCTacacttacagtggatataaaaagtctacacacccctgttaaaatgtcaggtttctgtgatgcacAAAAATTAGACAAAGGTAAATAATTTCAAAACCTTTTCCACCTTTAacatgacctataaactgtacaactcaattgaaaggaagaaaaataaaaacctaaaataatgtggttacataagtgtgcacacccttttattattattattattatacaggatttatgtaacGCCAACCATTTGCTCagagcttaacaaaataaaggcagacattacagttacaatacaatttggaagAGAAATCAAGAATAAGAGGAAttagagggctctgctcattagagcttccaatctaaaaataactggggatgtagctgtgttcagaaataagcaatcacattcaaactcatgttaaataggagtcagtacacacctccatcatttaaagtgcctctgattaaccccaaataaagtacaGCTGTTcaagtaggtctttcctgacattttcttagttacatcctacagcaaaagcaattgtctgcagagagcttccaaagcatcagagggattttattgttaaagtggatgtaaacctcaaaaacattttttaatgaaggcttctacctggtacagtagaggatgtcaattCATCTGTGCCTAGTCTTGCctcaaagagttaatccagctctgagcaatcctcttgtttttttttagtaagataaaaaaaatgacacacagataagtttgtgttGCCACATcctccactgctgtgactgacatttGATTTCTTTAGCTCATGAATGAGCATGAGAGCAGAGAGTGTCtacgattccagcttcacatccctcctcctttcttctccagctctcctatGATTGGCTGATCcaaacctcagcatgattgggcatgctgaagtcatgtggtaacACGTGAGTAGGTAACGCTGTTGCCAGTTATGAAATAGTTTAAATACAAatgtcctctgggggaatggatgGCTAGTAAACAATGGCACAATGGGAGTAGGGGGAAAGATAAACAAAAAACCTTTTGCATAGGCTTAAAACAGTCTGTGTTCCAGGGCAAGCTATCCAGGGAAGCATGAAGCAGCCTCCAAACATGTAagaaaaaagcaaaagagaagagCCTCCGGGTCAGAATCAGTTAAAAAGCTTTATTATACAAAACGAATATGTCCACTTACATGGGTAAAAGGCAAGCAGAGCACAGATTTCCTCGAGTGGTGATGTTGCAGCCTGAGTGCCTGTGTGTCAGCTCATgtccaggggagagaggggagacaaTCCCGTCCAGCAGGATGTATGAACTCCGTCCCAGGGATAAAAACGAGGCATGGCTCGTGTGAGTTGTGGAACGCAGGCCTCCAACGCGGTGACGTCACAGACAGTGCGACGACGTTTCAGTGCATGCGCACTGTGTATTTCAGGCGTGCGCCTTCTTCAAGCATTGAGGATAGAGGCTCATAGGAGCCTTATATGTGCTCAGTGATGGAGCCATCTAGTGGAGATTGTGTATTATAACGCAATCTAAATAGAGAGGCTCCACCAACAAAGGTAAAAAATGATTGATTGAAATAAAaatgaggggggaggggctgtgagggaagaaaaaaaattaaaaattgtatatatatataaaaagctaaTGGGAAAggtatatatgtgcatgtgtatatattgaCCTCTGCAGAGCTACTGTATGCAGAGatattgtttattgaaaaaatggtTTTAATTGCTTACCAATTGATTTTGTTATGTCCTTCatgtattgtttttattattacactTATTCTGATAATATTATCTATATACTGCTGTCTGTATGCAGAGGtcaatatatacacatgcacatatataccTTTTCCCATTagctttctttttatatatatatacaatttaaaaaaaaaattccttccctcacagcccccccccccctcatttttattTCAATCTATCATTTTTTACCTTTGTTGGTGGAGCCTCTCTATTTAGATTGCATTATAATACGCAATCTCCACTAGATGGCTCCATCACTGAGCACATATAAGGCTCCTATGAGCCTCTATCCTCAATGCTTGAAGAAGGCGCACGCCTGAAATACACAGTGCGCATGCACCGAAACGTTGTTGCACTGTCTGTGATGTCACCGCGTTGAAGGCCTGCGTTCCACTACTCACACATCCTGCTGGACGGGAttgtctcccctctctcccctggacATGAGCTGACACACAGGCACTCAGGCTGCAACATCACCACTCGAGGAAATCTGTGCTCTGCTTGCCTTTTACCCATGTAAGTGGACATATTCGTTTTGTATAATAAAGCTTTTAACTGATTCTGAACCAGAGGcgcttctcttttgcttttttcctgaagtcatgtggtgcctttcctgagttttgactggatgttactcatcatGGGGCATGGTGCAGTCAGCTCCCAGAGCCAGCAGAAAGAGTAGGACAGTGTAGAGGTGAGcagggagtcttgtgacatcacgcCTCCGCCCACCAAGCTTcggcaaagagacccacccaccgattccagagttttgcagggctcctactgctgaaggggtattcttcatatgtctgggttatggagtagagtggccagacggaagccttttcttaagaagaaaaacatccaagcccggctaaattttgcaaaaacacatctgaagtctccaaaaaagcatgtgggaaaatgtgttatggtctgatgaaaccaaggttgaactttttggccataattccataatttgacgcaaaaacaacactgcacatcactaaaagaacaccatacccacagtgaagcatggtggtggcagcattatgctttggggctgtttttcttcagctggaacaggggccttagtcaagataaagggaattatgaacagttccaaataccagtcaatattggcacaaaaccttcaggcttctgctagaaagctgaacatgaagaggaacttcatcttttaccatgacaacgacccaaagcatacatccaaatcaacaaaggaatggcttcaccagaagaagattaaagttttggaatggcccagccagagcccagacctgaatccgattgaaaatctgtgtggtgatctgaagagggctgtgcacaggagatgccctcgtaatctgacagatttggagtgcaaagaggagtgggcaaatattgccaagtcaagatgtgccataccCAAAAACAgagtgttgtaataaaatcaaaaggtgcttcaacaaagtattaggttaagggtgtgcacacttatgcaaccatattatttttttacttccctccacctaaaagatttcagtttgttgttcaactgggttatacagtttataggtcacattaaaggcggaaaaagttctgaaattattcacttgaaacctgacattttaacaggggtgtgtagactttttatatacactgtagATAAAAGTCTTCTTTAGCTTTTCCCAGACTGTGTTCTCAACTGACCTTGCGTGCAGCATCCTGATTTCTTGCAAACATTGCTTACATGTATTGTTGTAAATGGCTTCCTTTCTGTTCTAATATTTCATTTATTAAAAGGGACTGATGTAATCTGTGGTGAAATGTGTACATTGTAAAGTATACTggaaataaataatacattattagtGTCAAGTTCCCCCCCTACAAAAGTAAGACTTTGCCCTGTATTTCAGTATATATCCTGTACTCAGTAATTCCTTCTAACTGATTTGAGCCACAAAACTTAATTGAACCCCTTTAAACTGGATTTactttaattttggaaatgtattagctgaattccaggtatggatttttccatcttgtaagtatgcatatgccacaCTTATGTGATCCCTGAGAAAGCAGAAAATCTCTGTGGTATTAACTACTACCACACCGATTGCCA
This Aquarana catesbeiana isolate 2022-GZ linkage group LG13, ASM4218655v1, whole genome shotgun sequence DNA region includes the following protein-coding sequences:
- the HEATR4 gene encoding HEAT repeat-containing protein 4 isoform X1 → MMELSTTYCHQMVFCLEPSQRISKFNLPSQRSHHPTSIQPITEYCTANRHSLQHQAKYIQSVAGDLHFSKEVVKDRGLSSLPYEEWDSQTIYNILDIIPQTKGKRGSSTHPKHHKICHLNPSVPSKDIKSKSCPILGKSIWKTPQENVPSFLVEKSKVSDVSGQAKDKLMEKFKPSLASESNKLKFRSNEVLLKTLTKAKSQCMLAHTTEHKEAKERFDQQYGLDKATVLISEDHLTEKDFSTCNELEKSRLQNEQVVMQEKKSETLLPVYYNLPGYLPSPTEKKEVGGKNKTAETLVVKHYELAPPLRLQDTINPKAGKYVYTTENEFEKELYSGASKIVHQKGTKQRDFILMENHNKYKKYVQQSLPRSYNEWSLTEEKPSHMLRPEKGPRRWIGLPTAVVDDVGRRTRERPITVFCVRDKESTKIQHGQWNEKRVLHNIVSQWKSAWVISSMWKETTLEQLTRDLASIHKASKVSALVTIASSAVAGPLDGIDPQEMAGKKIDGSKTPPAVPTLPSEIQNLVSDALQNEDDLVRMAAALCQFFIQEFSEEARKIMFTVLEIGNDADSWAAAQCLALEGNHSYLVIQRILTQLFDVLDEETENQALYLLSLLSQQTNLIYSLLGEALNRSNWKDRIVACRALSRLHGDTSRDLKNKLSHLMWNDWSPGVRWAAAKALGSLGQGKEVHDQLRKHLEGDSWKSKVEALSLIGCLQIMTAQLFPGFLQCFTNDFAAVRRQACRTAGVLHIKDEMVMEHLYHMIQYDPVWKIQAQAIRALGQIGHITSQVKELLLWAMKLEEPGIRIEVYNCIAMLQLCDSEVQYALQDRLTLESHGMANRELKKTLDALNMKQSENQEMLLMIKQQMSKLCQKEVLFPKILKLEEDMEAGHQEIELLLQKTPDWRNKIMEPLFFCDLVDKAFAGKRYSSATSGLELKSTDSELQALMENDSRSISHQSASSRPNMSESSSAAIGKNASAQESNPENEYIAL
- the HEATR4 gene encoding HEAT repeat-containing protein 4 isoform X2 — protein: MMELSTTYCHQMVFCLEPSQRISKFNLPSQRSHHPTSIQPITEYCTANRHSLQHQAKYIQSVAGDLHFSKEVVKDRGLSSLPYEEWDSQTIYNILDIIPQTKGKRGSSTHPKHHKICHLNPSVPSKDIKSKSCPILGKSIWKTPQENVPSFLVEKSKVSDVSGQAKDKLMEKFKPSLASESNKLKFRSNEVLLKTLTKAKSQCMLAHTTEHKEAKERFDQQYGLDKATVLISEDHLTEKDFSTCNELEKSRLQNEQVVMQEKKSETLLPVYYNLPGYLPSPTEKKEVGGKNKTAETLVVKHYELAPPLRLQDTINPKAGKYVYTTENEFEKELYSGASKIVHQKGTKQRDFILMENHNKYKKYVQQSLPRSYNEWSLTEEKPSHMLRPEKGPRRWIGLPTAVVDDVGRRTRERPITVFCVRDKESTKIQHGQWNEKRVLHNIVSQWKSAWVISSMWKETTLEQLTRDLASIHKASKVSALVTIASSAVAGPLDGIDPQEMAGKKIDGSKTPPAVPTLPSEIQNLVSDALQNEDDLVRMAAALCQFFIQEFSEEARKIMFTVLEIGNDADSWAAAQCLALEGNHSYLVIQRILTQLFDVLDEETENQALYLLSLLSQQTNLIYSLLGEALNRSNWKDRIVACRALSRLHGDTSRDLKNKLSHLMWNDWSPGVRWAAAKALGSLGQGKEVHDQLRKHLEGDSWKSKVEALSLIGCLQIMTAQLFPGFLQCFTNDFAAVRRQACRTAGVLHIKDEMVMEHLYHMIQYDPVWKIQAQAIRALGQIGHITSQVKELLLWAMKLEEPGIRIEVYNCIAMLQLCDSEVQYALQDRLTLESHGMANRELKKTLDALNMKQSENQEMLLMIKQQMSKLCQKEVLFPKILKLEEDMEAGHQEIELLLQKTPDWRNKIMEPLFFCDLVDKAFAGKRYSSATSGLELKSTDSELQVHKGHKA
- the HEATR4 gene encoding HEAT repeat-containing protein 4 isoform X3, giving the protein MMELSTTYCHQMVFCLEPSQRISKFNLPSQRSHHPTSIQPITEYCTANRHSLQHQAKYIQSVAGDLHFSKEVVKDRGLSSLPYEEWDSQTIYNILDIIPQTKGKRGSSTHPKHHKICHLNPSVPSKDIKSKSCPILGKSIWKTPQENVPSFLVEKSKVSDVSGQAKDKLMEKFKPSLASESNKLKFRSNEVLLKTLTKAKSQCMLAHTTEHKEAKERFDQQYGLDKATVLISEDHLTEKDFSTCNELEKSRLQNEQVVMQEKKSETLLPVYYNLPGYLPSPTEKKEVGGKNKTAETLVVKHYELAPPLRLQDTINPKAGKYVYTTENEFEKELYSGASKIVHQKGTKQRDFILMENHNKYKKYVQQSLPRSYNEWSLTEEKPSHMLRPEKGPRRWIGLPTAVVDDVGRRTRERPITVFCVRDKESTKIQHGQWNEKRVLHNIVSQWKSAWVISSMWKETTLEQLTRDLASIHKASKVSALVTIASSAVAGPLDGIDPQEMGNDADSWAAAQCLALEGNHSYLVIQRILTQLFDVLDEETENQALYLLSLLSQQTNLIYSLLGEALNRSNWKDRIVACRALSRLHGDTSRDLKNKLSHLMWNDWSPGVRWAAAKALGSLGQGKEVHDQLRKHLEGDSWKSKVEALSLIGCLQIMTAQLFPGFLQCFTNDFAAVRRQACRTAGVLHIKDEMVMEHLYHMIQYDPVWKIQAQAIRALGQIGHITSQVKELLLWAMKLEEPGIRIEVYNCIAMLQLCDSEVQYALQDRLTLESHGMANRELKKTLDALNMKQSENQEMLLMIKQQMSKLCQKEVLFPKILKLEEDMEAGHQEIELLLQKTPDWRNKIMEPLFFCDLVDKAFAGKRYSSATSGLELKSTDSELQALMENDSRSISHQSASSRPNMSESSSAAIGKNASAQESNPENEYIAL